Proteins encoded together in one Impatiens glandulifera chromosome 1, dImpGla2.1, whole genome shotgun sequence window:
- the LOC124921098 gene encoding feruloyl CoA ortho-hydroxylase F6H1-3-like, which yields MAPGMTIASSETSSFDVIKYAVHEGHGVKGLSELGLRSLPRQYVQPLEERIDMKTVVNQHSIPVIDMSNLLHDPQVADSICDAAEKWGFFQVVNHGVPLQVLEDVKEATYRFFRQPAEEKKKHSKDNSPTNNVRFGTSFTPHAEKALEWKDYLSLFFVSNQEAHAHWPSSCRDEALEFLNTSEIMIKNLLKALTQRLNVHNEDFDQAKENLFMGSKRINMNYYPKCPNPDLTIGVGRHSDVSTLTILLQDQVGGLYVRKLHHDDAAAAADQTTWIHVPPVPGAIVINIGDAMQIMSNGRYKSVEHRVAANGSHNRISVPIFVNPRPNDVIGPLPEVIQSGETPIYKQVLYSDYVKHFFRKAHDGKGTVDFAKI from the coding sequence atggcTCCTGGAATGACAATCGCATCATCGGAGACGTCGTCATTCGATGTAATAAAGTACGCCGTCCATGAAGGGCACGGAGTGAAGGGTCTCTCCGAATTGGGCCTCCGATCCCTCCCCAGACAATACGTTCAGCCTCTCGAGGAAAGGATCGACATGAAAACAGTGGTCAATCAGCACTCCATTCCCGTCATCGACATGTCCAACCTGCTCCACGATCCCCAAGTGGCCGACTCCATCTGCGACGCCGCCGAGAAATGGGGCTTCTTCCAAGTGGTCAACCACGGGGTCCCCCTTCAGGTGCTGGAGGATGTCAAGGAAGCCACCTACAGGTTTTTCAGGCAGCCGgcagaggagaagaagaaacacTCCAAGGACAATTCCCCCACCAACAATGTCCGGTTCGGGACCAGCTTCACCCCTCACGCTGAGAAAGCCCTCGAGTGGAAAGACTATCTTAGCCTATTCTTCGTCTCCAATCAGGAGGCCCATGCCCACTGGCCTTCTTCCTGCAGAGACGAGGCCTTGGAATTCCTCAACACCTCCGAAATCATGATCAAGAACCTTCTCAAGGCACTCACTCAAAGGCTCAACGTCCACAACGAGGACTTCGACCAAGCTAAAGAAAACCTCTTTATGGGTTCCAAGAGGATCAACATGAACTACTATCCCAAGTGCCCCAATCCCGATCTCACCATCGGAGTCGGCCGCCACTCCGACGTCTCCACTCTCACCATCCTCCTACAGGATCAAGTCGGAGGCCTCTATGTCAGGAAACTCCACCACGACGacgctgctgctgctgctgatcAGACCACCTGGATCCACGTTCCTCCCGTCCCCGGAGCCATTGTCATCAACATCGGGGACGCCATGCAGATAATGAGCAACGGGCGCTACAAGAGTGTCGAGCACAGGGTCGCAGCCAACGGATCCCACAACAGGATCTCCGTTCCCATATTCGTCAACCCCAGGCCCAACGATGTCATCGGACCCTTGCCGGAGGTCATACAGAGCGGGGAGACTCCCATATATAAGCAAGTGCTCTACTCAGATTATGTCAAGCATTTCTTTAGGAAGGCTCACGACGGCAAGGGGACTGTCGACTTCGCCAAGATATAA
- the LOC124921034 gene encoding feruloyl CoA ortho-hydroxylase F6H1-3-like, whose protein sequence is MAPGMTIASSERTESFDVIKYAVHEGHGVKGLSELGLRSLPRQYVQPLEERIDMKTVVNQHSIPVIDMSNLLHDPQVADSICDAAEKWGFFQVVNHGVPLQVLEDVKEATYRFFRQPAEEKKKHSKDNSPTNNVRFGTSFTPHAEKALEWKDYLSLFFVSNQEAHAHWPSSCRDEALEFLNTSEIMIKNLLKALTQRLNVHNEDFDQAKENLFMGSKRINMNYYPKCPNPDLTIGVGRHSDVSTLTILLQDQVGGLYVRKLHHDDAAAAADQTTWIHVPPVPGAIVINIGDAMQIMSNGRYKSVEHRVAANGSHNRISVPIFVNPRPNDVIGPLPEVIQSGETPIYKQVLYSDYVKHFFRKAHDGKGTVDFAKI, encoded by the coding sequence atggcTCCTGGAATGACAATCGCATCATCCGAGAGGACCGAGTCATTCGATGTGATAAAGTACGCCGTCCATGAAGGGCACGGAGTGAAGGGTCTCTCCGAATTGGGCCTCCGATCCCTCCCCAGACAATACGTTCAGCCTCTCGAGGAAAGGATCGACATGAAAACAGTGGTCAATCAGCACTCCATTCCCGTCATCGACATGTCCAACCTGCTCCACGATCCCCAAGTGGCCGACTCCATCTGCGACGCCGCCGAGAAATGGGGCTTCTTCCAAGTGGTCAACCACGGGGTCCCCCTTCAGGTGCTGGAGGATGTCAAGGAAGCCACCTACAGGTTTTTCAGGCAGCCGGCcgaggagaagaagaaacacTCCAAGGACAATTCCCCCACCAACAATGTCCGGTTCGGGACCAGCTTCACCCCTCACGCTGAGAAAGCCCTCGAGTGGAAAGACTATCTTAGCCTATTCTTCGTCTCCAATCAGGAGGCCCATGCCCACTGGCCTTCTTCCTGCAGAGACGAGGCCTTGGAATTCCTCAACACCTCCGAAATCATGATCAAGAACCTTCTCAAGGCACTCACTCAAAGGCTCAACGTCCACAACGAGGACTTCGACCAAGCTAAAGAAAACCTCTTTATGGGTTCCAAGAGGATCAACATGAACTACTATCCCAAGTGCCCCAATCCCGATCTCACCATCGGAGTCGGCCGCCACTCCGACGTCTCCACTCTCACCATCCTCCTACAGGATCAAGTCGGAGGCCTCTATGTCAGGAAACTCCACCACGACGacgctgctgctgctgctgatcAGACCACCTGGATCCACGTTCCTCCCGTCCCCGGAGCCATTGTCATCAACATCGGGGACGCCATGCAGATAATGAGCAACGGGCGCTACAAGAGTGTCGAGCACAGGGTCGCAGCCAACGGATCCCACAACAGGATCTCCGTTCCCATATTCGTCAACCCCAGGCCCAACGATGTCATCGGACCCTTGCCGGAGGTCATACAGAGCGGGGAGACTCCCATATATAAGCAAGTGCTCTACTCAGATTATGTCAAGCATTTCTTTAGGAAGGCTCACGACGGCAAGGGGACTGTCGACTTCGCCAAGATATAA
- the LOC124921205 gene encoding feruloyl CoA ortho-hydroxylase F6H1-3-like, whose amino-acid sequence MAPGMTIASSETSSFDVIKYAVHEGHGVKGLSELGLRSLPRQYVQPLEERIDMKTVVNQHSIPVIDMSNLLHDPQVADSICDAAEKWGFFQVVNHGVPLQVLEDVKEATYRFFRQAAEEKKKHSKDNSLTNNVRFGTSFTPHAEKALEWKDYLSLFFVSNQEAHAHWPSSCRDEALEFLNTSEIMIKNLLNALTQRLNVHNEDFDQAKENLFMGSKRINMNYYPKCPNPDLTIGVGRHSDVSTLTILLQDQVGGLYVRKLHHDDAAAADDQTTWIHVPPVPGAIVINIGDAMQIMSNGRYKSVEHRVAANGSHNRISVPIFVNPRPNDVIGPLPEVIQSGETPIYKQVLYSDYVKHFFRKAHDGKGTVDFAKI is encoded by the exons atggcTCCTGGAATGACAATCGCATCATCGGAGACGTCGTCATTCGATGTGATAAAGTACGCCGTCCATGAAGGGCACGGAGTGAAGGGTCTCTCCGAATTGGGCCTCCGATCCCTCCCCAGACAATACGTTCAGCCTCTCGAGGAAAGGATCGACATGAAAACAGTGGTCAATCAGCACTCCATTCCCGTCATCGACATGTCCAACCTGCTCCACGATCCCCAAGTGGCCGACTCCATCTGCGACGCCGCCGAGAAATGGGGCTTCTTCCAAGTGGTCAACCACGGGGTCCCCCTTCAGGTGCTGGAGGATGTCAAGGAAGCCACCTACAGGTTTTTCAGGCAGGCGGCcgaggagaagaagaaacacTCCAAGGACAATTCCCTCACCAACAATGTCCGGTTCGGGACCAGCTTCACCCCTCACGCTGAGAAAGCCCTCGAGTGGAAAGACTATCTTAGCCTATTCTTCGTCTCCAATCAGGAGGCCCATGCCCACTGGCCTTCTTCCTGCAGAGACGAGGCCTTGGAATTCCTCAACACCTCCGAAATCATGATCAAGAACCTTCTCaat GCACTCACTCAAAGGCTCAATGTCCACAACGAGGACTTCGACCAAGCTAAAGAAAACCTCTTTATGGGTTCCAAGAGGATCAACATGAACTACTATCCCAAGTGCCCCAATCCCGATCTCACCATCGGAGTCGGCCGCCACTCCGACGTCTCCACTCTCACCATCCTCCTACAGGATCAAGTCGGAGGCCTCTATGTCAGGAAACTCCACCACGACGACGCTGCTGCTGCTGATGATCAGACCACCTGGATCCACGTTCCTCCCGTCCCCGGAGCCATTGTCATCAACATCGGGGACGCCATGCAGATAATGAGCAACGGGCGCTACAAGAGTGTCGAGCACAGGGTCGCAGCCAACGGATCCCACAACAGGATCTCCGTTCCCATATTCGTCAACCCCAGGCCCAACGATGTCATCGGACCCTTGCCGGAGGTCATACAGAGCGGGGAGACTCCCATATATAAGCAAGTGCTCTACTCAGATTATGTCAAGCATTTCTTTAGAAAGGCTCACGACGGCAAGGGGACTGTCGACTTCGCCAAGATATAA